The stretch of DNA CATCTGGCTTTTCCCGGAGGGAAAGAGGTGGATGGCCTCGGATGTTGTGGAACGATGGGGGGTCGACCCCTGGAAACTACCCGATCTTCACGCCCTGATGGGGCTGCCGGAACGAGGTGTCCCCGGCACCCTCGGCCTGGATCGGGATCTGGCGATCAAAATTCTCAGCATCTTTGACGGTGTGGAAGAATTGCTGGCCCGCCTGGACCTGCTGGAGGTTCATGAATTTCCCTCACCCCATCGGCTGCAGAAACTGCTGGATCAACAGGCCGATCGGATCCTGATAGGCCTGGAGCGGGTACGATACGATCACAGGTATAACATACCCGTGGATCCGTCGATGTTTATCCGAAAAAGAAAGAGCAGAATTCTTTAACCGGGATTCCTTCACACAGCCTATGGTGTGGTCTGGGAAATTGGGATTCCCTCTCCCAGGATGGAAAGCATGCGAAGGACTTCCGCCGAAGATTTGTCGTCCCGAAAGATGGGGGCTTCCGACAGGTGAAGCTCGTCGGTGAACATCTTTTCTGCATAGGAATCGAGAGGGTAGGGGGTCCCCGTCTTTTCTCGAAAGGCCAGAGCCCGGGCCTTTAAGGTATCCTTGGGAATTCTGTACATCTTGGTATCGGCAACCACAAGCACGTTCCCGACACCGCCGGGTGTGAAATCCCCCACCGGAAAGAGATAGATCTGGGGGAAAACCTCCTGGAGCGTCTTGACCGTCGCCGAAAGAAGCTCATCGGAAAACTTTCGATTCCCGACCAGAAGGTTCATGGCCATGCACCCCTCATGGTTCAGGTGATCTTTCACAACATGGAAGAATTCAACCGTCATGAGATGAAAGGGAATCGAATCAGCCAGGAATGCATCCACGACGATGAAATCATACTTCTCTCCCGTGTTTTGCAGAAAGGTCCTTCCATCGGCAATCGTGACCCGGGTCAGCGGATGGGGGTGAAAATAAAAAAACTTCCGTGCTACATCCTCCACGGCTGGATCAATCTCCACGACATCAATCATGAGTTCCGGATCCAGGGCTCGAAATTCCCGGGGCATAATTCCGGCACCGAGGCCGATGATCAAGACGCTACGGGTTTCCCGGTTGAAGACAAACCCCAGCTGCATATAATCGGTATAGGTTGTCTTTGATGGGTAAGGAGGTGTTGTTGAGACCAGACCCTGGATCAGGTTGTCAAACCGCATCATCCGCTGCTGACCGTTGTCCAGAACCTCGATGTGGTGGTAAGCCGAATCCCGGCTGTAAATGCGTTTGAAGTCACCCTCCGTCACTTCGTGGCCCGATCGAAGATGATAAATTCCGAGCGTACCTCCGATGAGAACGACGGAGATCAGGAAGGAAAGGATTCTTCGCTGTGACGCAAGTACATGGGTGACAAGGACCAGAGTAAGGCCCAGGCCGAGGAGATTTGCGGCAACA from Thermoanaerobaculia bacterium encodes:
- a CDS encoding fused MFS/spermidine synthase, translated to MAGYYIVAFICGAVLMALEILGSRIMAPFFGTSVFVWGALITIILAALSIGYSLGGRIADRRPEDRLLARIILSSSLLILLLVFFSKPIAGFIQTVIPDIRYAPLVAAGLLFTLPAILLGMVSPFAIRLAARDIESIGSLAGHLYAVSTLGSIVGTLMATFFLLPSFPVAANLLGLGLTLVLVTHVLASQRRILSFLISVVLIGGTLGIYHLRSGHEVTEGDFKRIYSRDSAYHHIEVLDNGQQRMMRFDNLIQGLVSTTPPYPSKTTYTDYMQLGFVFNRETRSVLIIGLGAGIMPREFRALDPELMIDVVEIDPAVEDVARKFFYFHPHPLTRVTIADGRTFLQNTGEKYDFIVVDAFLADSIPFHLMTVEFFHVVKDHLNHEGCMAMNLLVGNRKFSDELLSATVKTLQEVFPQIYLFPVGDFTPGGVGNVLVVADTKMYRIPKDTLKARALAFREKTGTPYPLDSYAEKMFTDELHLSEAPIFRDDKSSAEVLRMLSILGEGIPISQTTP